A genomic window from Camelus ferus isolate YT-003-E chromosome 9, BCGSAC_Cfer_1.0, whole genome shotgun sequence includes:
- the C9H19orf12 gene encoding protein C19orf12 homolog: protein MPVVVKDIMKLLCSISEEKNMKATIRHSGRGALVAGAVAFVGGLVGGPPGVAFGGAVGGLLGAWMTSGQFKPVPQILMELPPAEQQKLFNEAVAILRHLEWTDAVQLTMLVMGSEALQQQLLAMLANYITTELQAEIRYDD from the exons ATGCCCGTCGTGGTAAAGGACATCATGAAACTGCTGTGTTCCATCTCCGAGGAGAAGAACATGAAGGCAACCATCAGGCACTCCGGGAGGGGCGCCCTGGTCGCAGGGGCCGTGGCCTTCGTTGGTGGTTTGGTTGGCGGCCCACCAGGAGTAGCCTTTG GGGGCGCCGTTGGGGGTCTATTAGGCGCGTGGATGACGAGTGGACAGTTTAAGCCAGTTCCTCAGATCTTAATGGAGCTGCCGCCTGCCGAGCAGCAGAAGCTCTTTAACGAGGCCGTCGCCATCCTCAGGCACCTGGAGTGGACGGACGCCGTGCAGCTGACCATGCTGGTCATGGGCAGTGAGGccctgcagcagcagctgctggcGATGCTGGCCAACTACATCACCACGGAGCTCCAGGCGGAAATTCGGTACGACGACTAG